A section of the Armatimonadota bacterium genome encodes:
- a CDS encoding tetratricopeptide repeat protein — protein MSSQLDVLVSESTDLVNSGQFAEALTKADAALAIDPSSPGASLARAVCLSQLGNSSEASQAFDKAIGLAPGDPKARFNAAVHEYNLGNLELARSLAKQAVDLDANHEGAKGLLQRIPVTSQQASYPRDFEMADEVQPAGLPFITKMGSGWVLLGWIISIAALAFFIMDLGPLLEGIQAGMAAKGDPEKIKQMQAEMAGKQNMVLATLGLGVRVLTVLWGLLDLIHRKGNMVWLIPHLPCSCCGFGWLTLPIYILFGRK, from the coding sequence ATGAGTTCCCAACTGGATGTTTTGGTCAGCGAATCCACTGATCTTGTCAACTCGGGGCAGTTCGCTGAGGCACTAACCAAAGCGGACGCTGCGCTTGCGATTGATCCGAGCTCACCCGGTGCCTCACTTGCTCGCGCCGTGTGTCTGTCACAGCTTGGGAACTCAAGCGAGGCTTCCCAGGCATTCGACAAGGCAATCGGTTTGGCACCTGGAGATCCGAAGGCGAGGTTTAATGCTGCGGTACACGAGTACAACTTGGGGAACCTGGAGTTGGCGCGTTCGCTTGCCAAGCAGGCAGTCGACCTGGACGCAAACCATGAAGGTGCCAAGGGACTCCTACAGCGGATTCCGGTAACGAGCCAGCAAGCAAGTTATCCTCGCGACTTCGAGATGGCAGACGAAGTACAGCCTGCGGGTCTTCCATTCATTACCAAGATGGGTAGCGGATGGGTTCTGCTTGGCTGGATCATCTCGATCGCCGCGCTCGCATTTTTTATCATGGATCTCGGCCCTCTGCTTGAAGGTATTCAGGCGGGAATGGCCGCAAAAGGTGACCCCGAAAAGATCAAGCAAATGCAGGCGGAGATGGCCGGTAAGCAGAACATGGTTCTCGCAACCCTCGGACTCGGGGTTCGGGTTCTGACAGTTCTTTGGGGCTTGCTTGACCTAATCCATCGAAAAGGGAACATGGTCTGGCTGATCCCGCATCTTCCTTGCTCCTGCTGTGGGTTTGGGTGGTTGACGCTGCCGATCTACATTCTGTTTGGTCGCAAATAG
- a CDS encoding branched-chain amino acid ABC transporter permease, with protein sequence MTQFNFGKWFGTRAISILVALVFCFLLDKFMQGADKSYGRFLMSLAGIYVTLAVSLNLINGITGQFSIGHAAFYQIGAYTGAVLAANKFSALAASKPLLWLLLSAFFGAIAAGLAGLIVGIPSLRLKGDYLAVVTLGIGEIVTIIAKNQKSLGEAYGLSTAKIESVFLISLLAITCIAVCRNLLKSAHGLAFLAVREDEVASAAMGVNLTRIKVTAFVIGSAFAGAAGALYAHTKAFVSPPDFSMDVSFLILTMVVLGGTGSITGTTIAAIVLFLIPEKMRDLPYVQMGTPLGVAIGIIVAVVLLRKIQENFHGAGSQRLARNLGAVAIGAVVALVMAKILIMIPAFQGQINGALFRMPVLAVTLVVLMLLRPQGIFGHHEFSWSWVQKLLGKKAPETEVAA encoded by the coding sequence ATGACGCAGTTCAACTTTGGAAAGTGGTTCGGCACTCGGGCGATCTCGATTCTGGTGGCGCTTGTCTTCTGCTTCCTGCTCGACAAGTTCATGCAGGGTGCTGACAAGTCCTACGGACGCTTCTTGATGTCTCTCGCCGGCATCTACGTGACCCTGGCGGTGAGCCTTAACCTCATCAACGGAATCACAGGCCAGTTTTCCATCGGTCACGCCGCCTTCTACCAAATCGGCGCCTACACTGGCGCAGTGTTGGCGGCTAACAAGTTCTCTGCCCTGGCCGCTTCAAAGCCGCTGCTCTGGCTCTTGCTTTCCGCGTTCTTCGGCGCCATCGCAGCCGGATTGGCTGGGTTGATTGTCGGAATTCCCTCGCTCCGACTCAAAGGCGACTACCTTGCCGTCGTGACGCTGGGCATCGGCGAGATCGTGACGATCATTGCCAAGAACCAAAAGTCACTCGGAGAAGCATACGGTCTCTCAACTGCAAAGATCGAATCTGTCTTCCTTATTTCACTTCTTGCGATCACCTGCATCGCCGTTTGCCGAAACCTTCTGAAAAGCGCCCACGGTCTTGCCTTCCTTGCCGTCCGCGAGGACGAGGTCGCCTCAGCCGCAATGGGAGTTAATCTGACTCGAATAAAGGTCACTGCTTTCGTCATCGGTTCTGCCTTCGCGGGAGCCGCTGGGGCGCTGTACGCCCACACCAAAGCATTTGTAAGCCCGCCAGACTTCTCGATGGACGTATCGTTCTTGATCCTTACCATGGTCGTCCTCGGTGGCACGGGGTCAATCACGGGAACAACCATTGCCGCGATCGTTCTCTTTCTCATTCCTGAGAAGATGCGCGATCTGCCTTACGTCCAGATGGGCACCCCTCTCGGAGTTGCCATTGGAATCATCGTAGCCGTCGTGCTCCTCCGCAAGATCCAAGAGAACTTCCACGGCGCTGGTTCACAACGCCTCGCCCGAAATCTTGGCGCAGTCGCAATCGGAGCAGTCGTTGCGTTGGTCATGGCGAAAATTCTCATCATGATCCCTGCCTTTCAGGGCCAGATCAACGGTGCGCTCTTCCGAATGCCTGTCCTCGCCGTTACTCTCGTCGTTCTTATGCTCCTTCGTCCTCAAGGAATCTTCGGGCACCACGAATTCTCATGGAGCTGGGTTCAAAAGCTCCTCGGCAAGAAGGCTCCTGAAACGGAGGTGGCAGCTTGA
- a CDS encoding alpha-ketoacid dehydrogenase subunit beta has protein sequence MAATTEAPVALKKNYLTALKEALDEEMQRNKLMLCQGEDIGRLGGAFGVTDGLQAKYGVDRVVDMPISEAAIIGSAVGMALNGMTVMAEMQFIDFISCGFDQIVNMMATYHYRTAGEVNIPVVVRGPAGAYGGGALYHSQMNEAWFCNSPGLKVVCPSTPYDAKGMLKAALRDGNPVIFYEIKELYRKREIEEELPTDDYIVPLGKAAVRREGTDVTLVSYGQNVYHCLEAAAELEKQGISAEVIDLRSLVPLDEETIFASIAKTSRVIVVNEAPMTCGFAGEVVARITTKAFHLLDAPPSRVTRMDTPVPWVKPLELHVLPSVEKIVNEAVRLVRF, from the coding sequence ATGGCGGCAACAACGGAAGCTCCGGTGGCTTTGAAGAAGAACTATTTGACCGCGCTCAAAGAAGCTCTCGACGAAGAGATGCAGCGTAACAAGCTGATGCTTTGTCAGGGCGAAGATATTGGCCGACTCGGTGGCGCATTTGGCGTCACCGACGGTTTGCAAGCAAAGTACGGTGTGGATCGAGTTGTCGATATGCCGATCTCGGAAGCGGCGATCATCGGCTCGGCGGTCGGAATGGCGCTGAATGGCATGACGGTTATGGCCGAGATGCAGTTCATCGACTTCATCTCATGTGGCTTCGACCAGATCGTCAACATGATGGCGACCTACCACTATCGAACCGCAGGTGAAGTGAACATTCCAGTCGTCGTTCGCGGTCCAGCCGGAGCTTACGGCGGTGGTGCTCTGTATCATAGTCAGATGAACGAGGCGTGGTTCTGTAACTCGCCAGGTCTGAAGGTGGTTTGCCCTTCAACCCCTTACGATGCTAAGGGAATGCTGAAAGCGGCCCTGCGCGACGGTAATCCAGTCATTTTCTACGAGATCAAGGAGCTTTACCGAAAGCGCGAGATTGAGGAAGAACTGCCTACTGATGACTACATTGTTCCACTCGGAAAGGCGGCAGTTCGACGCGAAGGAACGGATGTTACGCTGGTTTCTTATGGTCAGAACGTCTATCACTGTCTTGAGGCGGCGGCTGAACTTGAGAAGCAAGGTATATCGGCCGAGGTGATCGATCTTCGATCACTCGTTCCTCTCGATGAAGAGACAATTTTCGCATCAATTGCTAAGACTTCGCGAGTGATCGTTGTGAACGAGGCTCCGATGACCTGCGGTTTTGCGGGCGAAGTGGTCGCTCGGATTACGACTAAGGCGTTCCACTTGCTGGATGCTCCTCCGAGCCGAGTGACGCGAATGGATACACCAGTGCCGTGGGTGAAGCCGCTGGAGCTTCACGTTCTGCCTTCGGTTGAAAAGATTGTGAACGAAGCCGTGCGGCTTGTTCGGTTCTGA
- a CDS encoding ABC transporter ATP-binding protein, translating to MSLLKLDQATIKFGGLVAVNSVSFELEKGDLFGLIGPNGAGKTTCFNIITGVYAPTSGKINFDGRDITGTPSNKIAQQGICRTFQNIRLFHSLSSLENVVVGGFLRHKTMLGSALCYLPSAIKETDELKAKAMELLELVDLADVANTRSRDLPYGKQRRLEIARALATQPKLLLLDEPAAGMNPQEKMELLQMVKKIRDVLGVTVLLIEHDMKFVMNLCERILVLDHGEEIAQGPPAEIRSNPKVIAAYLGEAV from the coding sequence TTGAGCCTCCTCAAACTCGATCAAGCCACGATCAAATTTGGTGGACTGGTTGCGGTCAACTCAGTCTCCTTCGAGCTGGAAAAAGGTGACCTATTCGGACTCATCGGTCCGAATGGAGCGGGAAAAACGACCTGCTTTAACATCATTACGGGCGTCTACGCGCCGACAAGCGGAAAGATCAACTTTGATGGCCGCGACATCACTGGCACCCCATCCAATAAAATCGCCCAACAAGGCATCTGCCGGACGTTCCAAAACATCCGCCTCTTCCACTCGCTCTCGTCACTTGAGAACGTCGTGGTAGGTGGCTTCTTGCGCCACAAAACGATGCTCGGCTCGGCACTCTGTTACCTCCCTTCAGCAATCAAAGAGACCGATGAACTCAAGGCAAAAGCGATGGAGCTTCTCGAACTCGTTGATCTTGCCGACGTTGCGAACACCCGCTCGCGAGACCTACCTTACGGCAAGCAGCGCCGACTAGAAATCGCCCGCGCTTTGGCGACCCAACCAAAGCTTCTACTTCTTGACGAGCCTGCCGCGGGAATGAACCCACAGGAGAAGATGGAACTGCTCCAGATGGTCAAAAAGATCCGCGACGTCCTCGGCGTCACGGTTCTTCTTATCGAGCACGACATGAAGTTCGTCATGAACCTTTGCGAGCGAATTTTGGTTCTGGATCACGGTGAAGAAATCGCTCAGGGGCCCCCTGCAGAGATTCGGAGTAACCCAAAAGTTATCGCCGCCTATCTCGGCGAAGCAGTCTAA
- a CDS encoding PDZ domain-containing protein: protein MLSFLGAIVLSQGGAKPPVLPVQEITTPVEVPFRTSDTAIIVDAEVNGKKVSLMFDTGFGGFVLCDAGINLGKPDGKMGLRDFVGSFDVDTVTIKSLKLGSMSIPVADRKAAAVLREGADNSLTYGQHCDGIMGFSVISENITEINFEKKKFIFYPKTYDISTRKPDGVKTFLSKLIPAGHSSLEMLVKTEAGKSLVLALDTGNSFYITTHKDVLDRVGVMPLSKRPTYVSQSYVASGPVDSYSVQMPKMFVFGVPVESSVWDIIDLPSSSAEGDGTVGFGFLKNFNVTIDYQRRRVWMENFTGKTTDEKLGEAGMFTAWDDKSKNWIVSFIVKGGPAEAAGIKRGDVFLGFGTEEVGNIGYLRMRKRFQGPAGSEIKLTLSRKGELYRKSLTLTPLVNLP, encoded by the coding sequence ATGCTTTCTTTCCTCGGTGCAATTGTATTGAGTCAGGGCGGTGCAAAACCGCCCGTACTTCCAGTTCAGGAGATCACTACTCCGGTTGAGGTGCCATTCCGCACATCAGATACCGCGATCATAGTTGATGCTGAAGTCAACGGCAAGAAGGTGTCTCTGATGTTCGATACGGGATTTGGTGGCTTCGTACTTTGCGACGCGGGAATAAACCTTGGCAAACCCGACGGTAAAATGGGCCTTCGCGACTTTGTCGGATCGTTCGACGTAGACACAGTGACGATCAAGTCCCTGAAACTGGGAAGTATGTCGATTCCGGTCGCTGATAGAAAAGCGGCGGCAGTCTTACGAGAAGGAGCGGACAACAGCCTTACTTATGGGCAGCATTGCGACGGTATCATGGGCTTCTCCGTCATCTCGGAGAACATCACCGAGATCAACTTTGAGAAGAAGAAGTTCATCTTTTATCCAAAGACATACGATATTTCGACCCGGAAGCCAGACGGGGTGAAGACGTTTCTCTCTAAGTTGATTCCGGCGGGACACTCTTCGCTAGAGATGCTGGTGAAGACTGAGGCCGGGAAGTCACTCGTGCTTGCCCTCGACACCGGAAACAGTTTTTACATCACGACTCACAAGGACGTGCTGGATCGAGTTGGCGTGATGCCGCTGTCCAAGCGCCCAACGTATGTCTCGCAATCCTATGTCGCATCGGGTCCGGTGGACTCCTACAGCGTCCAGATGCCGAAGATGTTCGTCTTCGGAGTTCCGGTCGAGTCAAGTGTCTGGGACATTATTGATCTCCCGTCTTCATCTGCGGAAGGCGACGGAACCGTTGGCTTCGGATTCTTGAAAAACTTTAACGTCACTATCGACTACCAACGTCGGCGCGTCTGGATGGAGAACTTTACGGGCAAGACCACTGATGAAAAGCTTGGAGAGGCGGGGATGTTTACAGCTTGGGACGACAAGTCCAAAAATTGGATCGTTTCGTTTATCGTTAAGGGTGGCCCTGCCGAAGCAGCCGGGATCAAGCGCGGCGACGTCTTTCTAGGATTCGGCACTGAAGAGGTCGGCAATATCGGTTATCTACGAATGCGAAAGCGTTTCCAAGGCCCTGCAGGTTCGGAAATCAAACTAACCCTCTCTCGAAAAGGTGAACTCTACCGAAAGTCCCTCACTCTAACCCCGCTGGTCAACCTGCCGTAA
- a CDS encoding ABC transporter substrate-binding protein, with protein sequence MKIGGSNLNILALAAIIGGALVGCGDNAASGSNAAGGTSAPAGGNEAPTTGARKVPTAEGFKVEGDTIKIAVVTSISGDNKPWGTDQLDGCKLAVDEVNKAGGINGKKVEIVEGDTASKPDQAKLAAEKVLGQGVIGIVGEVSSGNTIQIAKSAFDKGVPVVAVGATKTDLTDEGSHVFRVCYTDAFQGPAMAHFAFEKLNKKKVAILTDNALPYSQGLSDSFRAEFKKLAGDDSIVADEKYESGSKQGTDYQGVLTNIAKANPEALFLSGYFTEVGPIAKQARAAGIKAVFLGGDGWDSDTILAGAGDAIIGGFFANHYNNLDPSPEVQGFLGRWKAVHGGNEPSTTMGALGYDAMAVTLDALKRSKTMDSKGLMAALEDTSDYKGVSGSITLKGMNGNPPKKLIVVEVVPKTGNNWQKYATSYTPDQIK encoded by the coding sequence GTGAAAATCGGGGGAAGCAATCTTAACATACTCGCGCTGGCTGCAATCATTGGCGGCGCTCTCGTCGGATGCGGTGACAATGCAGCCTCAGGCTCTAACGCAGCGGGTGGCACCTCAGCACCTGCCGGTGGCAACGAGGCTCCCACCACGGGCGCTCGAAAGGTTCCAACTGCCGAAGGGTTCAAAGTTGAAGGCGATACCATCAAAATCGCCGTCGTGACCAGCATTTCCGGTGACAATAAGCCCTGGGGAACGGATCAACTTGACGGCTGCAAACTCGCCGTGGACGAAGTCAACAAGGCTGGCGGAATCAATGGAAAGAAGGTTGAAATCGTTGAAGGCGACACCGCCTCCAAACCAGACCAAGCCAAGCTGGCGGCCGAAAAGGTTCTCGGTCAGGGAGTCATCGGAATCGTTGGCGAAGTCTCCAGTGGTAACACGATTCAAATCGCGAAGTCAGCGTTCGATAAGGGCGTCCCAGTTGTCGCAGTTGGCGCAACTAAGACCGACCTCACCGACGAAGGCTCCCACGTTTTCCGAGTCTGCTACACCGACGCATTCCAAGGTCCTGCGATGGCTCACTTCGCGTTCGAGAAGTTGAACAAGAAGAAGGTTGCAATTCTTACGGACAACGCTCTTCCTTACTCGCAAGGTCTGAGCGACAGTTTCCGTGCTGAGTTCAAGAAGCTCGCCGGCGATGATTCCATCGTTGCCGACGAAAAGTACGAATCGGGCTCCAAGCAAGGCACCGATTACCAAGGTGTTCTCACCAATATTGCCAAGGCGAATCCTGAGGCACTATTCCTCAGCGGTTACTTCACCGAAGTCGGGCCAATCGCAAAGCAAGCCCGAGCCGCTGGGATCAAAGCTGTCTTCTTAGGCGGAGACGGCTGGGACAGCGACACGATCCTTGCCGGAGCTGGCGATGCCATCATTGGAGGATTCTTCGCCAACCACTATAACAACCTCGATCCGAGCCCAGAAGTTCAAGGCTTCCTCGGACGATGGAAGGCAGTACACGGCGGAAATGAGCCATCGACCACAATGGGCGCCCTCGGCTACGATGCCATGGCGGTCACTCTTGATGCGCTCAAGCGAAGCAAAACCATGGATTCCAAAGGCCTCATGGCTGCTCTAGAGGACACCAGCGACTACAAAGGCGTCTCCGGTAGCATCACCCTCAAAGGTATGAATGGCAACCCGCCGAAGAAGCTCATCGTCGTTGAAGTCGTTCCTAAGACTGGAAACAACTGGCAGAAGTACGCAACCAGCTACACGCCAGACCAAATCAAGTAA
- a CDS encoding thioredoxin domain-containing protein, producing MTTLIALSAIAGFLDTPSKGFTDWQTALAGKKSVSATVTINEVGGVTSSYKIDMKKPASLRLETTEETIVADGTNITVFSKKDNVFYKKPQTAEELKVTLNEDQYAMFSGFFGSAPKVVKTVDAGSRTLGGEPVNEVKAFFDKSGKKTTSFFVSPDGVARRANLTAEAKGQSKPKQLVFSAKNVVIDGAAVDTLFAFKAPTGSTEMSYEDFFGSRWVYDFDEAMMIAKKTNKGIFVDFMASWCGPCKMMAATAFDTPEFKAFGKKVVFCQIDIDLNPALAEKYGVEAIPNVFVLKSDGTKVGSILGWSGLSTFMSKMDGLVNSL from the coding sequence ATGACAACACTCATCGCGCTCTCCGCAATCGCGGGATTTCTGGACACTCCGAGTAAGGGCTTTACTGATTGGCAGACGGCTCTGGCCGGTAAGAAGTCGGTCTCGGCGACGGTCACCATCAACGAAGTTGGCGGTGTCACCAGCAGCTATAAGATCGACATGAAGAAGCCTGCGTCGCTTCGATTGGAGACAACCGAGGAAACAATCGTCGCCGACGGGACCAACATCACGGTTTTCTCTAAAAAGGACAACGTCTTCTACAAGAAGCCCCAGACCGCAGAAGAGCTGAAGGTGACTTTGAATGAGGACCAGTATGCGATGTTCAGTGGTTTCTTTGGAAGTGCTCCCAAAGTTGTGAAAACTGTCGACGCCGGTTCAAGAACTCTTGGCGGCGAGCCAGTCAACGAAGTCAAGGCGTTTTTCGACAAGTCCGGAAAGAAAACCACTTCCTTCTTTGTTTCGCCAGACGGAGTGGCACGAAGGGCTAACTTGACGGCCGAGGCGAAAGGGCAGTCAAAGCCTAAGCAACTCGTTTTCTCGGCCAAGAACGTTGTGATCGACGGCGCAGCGGTAGACACTCTGTTCGCCTTCAAGGCTCCTACAGGCTCGACGGAAATGTCCTACGAGGACTTCTTCGGATCGCGCTGGGTATACGACTTTGATGAGGCAATGATGATTGCTAAGAAGACCAACAAGGGAATCTTTGTGGACTTCATGGCGAGCTGGTGTGGGCCGTGCAAGATGATGGCCGCAACTGCCTTCGACACTCCGGAATTCAAAGCGTTTGGCAAAAAAGTCGTCTTCTGTCAAATCGATATCGACCTGAATCCAGCGCTCGCAGAGAAATACGGCGTTGAGGCGATTCCGAACGTGTTTGTTCTTAAGTCCGACGGAACTAAGGTCGGATCAATCTTGGGTTGGAGTGGGCTAAGCACCTTCATGTCTAAGATGGACGGACTCGTCAACTCCCTGTAA
- a CDS encoding branched-chain amino acid ABC transporter permease, producing the protein MLDLVSLNLAGLDFTTLPQQLVNGFLLGAIYALVALGYTMVYGVLKLINFAHGEVFMLGSYGAMFASWMLGFGPGGSAVAGSWVTLLLMLLMAMLVSGASGFVIERFAYRPIRNHPRIASLITAIGLSLLLQYGGQAFLLEGKKQAITSKVNPFADDFVFTPKKADASLIAEAAKVQPEVDAAQRAFDEQKKLETSIYDLSPEGDRLNKVLAAAIAKRDDLKNRADTSAVTIRLPKGKLIMLTTTIMLMIGLWYLVMKTRMGRAMRAVSVDFNASSLMGINLNTVISFTFILGSVLAGAGAMMYSTFQSAPIDPFSGTAPGVKAFVAAVLGGIGNIPGAVVGALLMGVAENLVTWAGYSSYRDAIAFVILIAVLLFKPGGLLGSNKVEKV; encoded by the coding sequence GTGTTAGACCTCGTATCGCTTAATCTGGCAGGGTTGGATTTCACAACCCTGCCTCAGCAGCTTGTCAATGGCTTCCTTTTGGGAGCCATCTATGCGCTTGTCGCCCTGGGTTACACCATGGTGTACGGCGTTCTCAAGCTCATCAACTTCGCACACGGCGAAGTATTCATGCTAGGCTCCTACGGTGCCATGTTCGCGTCGTGGATGCTCGGCTTTGGACCCGGCGGCTCCGCAGTAGCAGGCTCCTGGGTGACTCTGCTGCTGATGCTATTGATGGCGATGCTTGTCAGCGGCGCATCTGGCTTCGTAATTGAACGGTTTGCCTACCGGCCCATCCGAAACCACCCCCGAATTGCCTCGCTGATTACCGCAATCGGTCTTTCGCTATTGCTCCAATACGGAGGACAGGCTTTTCTTCTCGAAGGCAAAAAGCAAGCGATCACATCGAAGGTTAATCCCTTCGCAGACGATTTCGTTTTCACTCCCAAGAAGGCTGATGCCTCGTTGATTGCCGAAGCCGCAAAGGTTCAGCCCGAAGTTGACGCGGCTCAGCGAGCTTTTGACGAGCAAAAGAAACTCGAAACGAGCATTTATGATCTTTCCCCCGAAGGTGATCGGCTCAACAAGGTTCTTGCCGCCGCCATCGCCAAGCGCGACGACTTAAAGAATCGCGCCGACACAAGTGCCGTCACGATTCGGCTCCCCAAAGGCAAGCTGATCATGCTCACCACGACGATCATGCTCATGATCGGCCTATGGTATTTGGTCATGAAAACCCGCATGGGCCGTGCGATGCGCGCTGTCTCCGTCGACTTTAATGCGTCGTCTCTGATGGGAATCAACCTCAATACTGTGATCTCCTTCACGTTCATCCTCGGCTCAGTTCTCGCCGGAGCCGGTGCGATGATGTACTCCACGTTTCAAAGTGCCCCGATTGATCCGTTTAGCGGAACTGCCCCGGGCGTTAAAGCCTTCGTTGCCGCAGTCCTCGGCGGAATTGGAAACATCCCCGGCGCAGTCGTCGGAGCCCTCCTCATGGGTGTCGCCGAGAACCTCGTCACATGGGCTGGATACTCCTCCTACCGCGACGCAATCGCCTTCGTGATCCTCATCGCCGTCTTGCTCTTCAAGCCCGGTGGGCTTCTGGGCTCAAACAAGGTGGAGAAGGTATGA
- a CDS encoding thiamine pyrophosphate-dependent dehydrogenase E1 component subunit alpha, with protein sequence MSAKSGSATAERAEQRQGSRRPSESLTREECLELFKQLYLARYFDIRLIKEKKRGRLRGTLYSSHNQEAILVGSLFGLQPTDWISPIHRDMPAFFLKDIRAGWDNDNRIGMTIEEVCCQVWGKVGSPGRARDNWSHIGSKAKKIIHSTSMLAGTIPAAAGVTYADRLQGGNCVALTYNGEGSTAQGIFHEAINYAAVHKLPVITIIENNQWAYGTPTDLESPLEDFADRAKGYGIPGLIADGQDVFDVYDKVMEAVNHAREGKGPAIVECKTFRAYGHGDHDDDRAQKYRPAEEVEKGRQRDPIAVCRKRLIELGHLTGDAATSFMAEGKGASEATNDDFPPEVVAYLNKGIEAAIASPLPAAEEGAMWVFKENN encoded by the coding sequence GTGAGCGCGAAATCTGGAAGTGCGACCGCCGAGCGAGCGGAGCAAAGGCAAGGTAGCCGTCGACCCAGCGAGTCATTGACTCGCGAAGAGTGTTTGGAGCTGTTCAAGCAGCTCTATCTCGCCCGATATTTTGATATCCGCCTCATCAAAGAGAAGAAGCGGGGACGACTCCGAGGGACCCTCTACTCGTCGCACAACCAAGAGGCGATTTTGGTTGGTTCGCTTTTTGGCCTTCAGCCAACGGACTGGATCAGCCCGATTCACCGCGACATGCCTGCGTTCTTTTTGAAGGACATTCGTGCGGGGTGGGACAATGACAACCGCATCGGAATGACCATCGAAGAGGTTTGCTGCCAGGTGTGGGGCAAGGTTGGATCCCCTGGACGAGCGCGCGACAACTGGTCGCACATCGGCTCGAAGGCAAAGAAGATCATCCACTCGACCTCGATGCTTGCAGGAACAATTCCAGCTGCGGCGGGTGTCACCTATGCAGACCGACTTCAGGGTGGTAACTGCGTGGCTCTCACTTATAACGGCGAAGGATCGACCGCGCAAGGAATCTTTCATGAGGCAATCAACTACGCGGCAGTTCATAAGCTTCCGGTGATTACGATCATTGAGAACAACCAGTGGGCGTACGGAACTCCTACGGACTTAGAATCTCCGTTAGAGGATTTTGCTGACCGAGCCAAGGGATACGGAATTCCGGGTTTGATCGCCGACGGACAGGACGTTTTTGATGTTTATGACAAGGTCATGGAGGCAGTGAACCACGCCCGAGAAGGCAAGGGACCAGCGATTGTGGAGTGTAAGACATTCCGCGCTTACGGGCACGGCGATCACGATGACGATCGGGCGCAGAAGTATCGCCCAGCCGAAGAAGTTGAAAAGGGCAGACAGCGCGACCCGATTGCGGTTTGCCGCAAGCGGCTGATCGAGCTTGGGCACCTGACAGGCGATGCCGCAACGAGCTTCATGGCTGAAGGAAAAGGCGCTTCGGAAGCGACCAATGACGACTTCCCACCGGAGGTTGTGGCTTACCTGAACAAAGGTATCGAAGCGGCGATCGCATCCCCGCTTCCTGCGGCAGAGGAAGGCGCGATGTGGGTCTTCAAGGAGAACAACTAA